Genomic segment of Dactylococcopsis salina PCC 8305:
GGGTTGCGACATAAAACTTAACAAAAGCATAATCCCCCTCAGTTTCTAAAACCTCTCCCTTGCTTTCAAATAAGTAACTGGGAAAACGATTATCGCTTGCCATTGCTTCTAAGCTATTTTCTAGTTTTTCACGGACAACACGCACCAAAGACCCTTTTTTAACTTTTCCAGCCATAGTTTCTATCTTTTCTATAATCTAAATGAATAACAATTAAGCATTACAACAATTCTTTAACCAATTGTGCCATAGATGTTGTTCATCGGTTGCGAAAGTTAAGATCGTTTCATGTCATTTGGTTTGATAAAACATCTAATCAAAGGAAGATGAGGAATTTAATAAAAGCAAGATATTATTTTTAAGCTGATTAGAAGAGTCAACATAAGGGAGGGGAGACAAAACCGAGTCAGTCTCCATACCTTAAATTTTTGTTTTCGTAATCTCAAGGAGGTTTTATGCGTGCAGTGCTAATGGCTGGAGGTTCGGGAACCCGACTACGACCCCTAACTTGCGACCTGCCGAAACCAATGGTACCGGTTCTCAACCGTCCGATGGCAGAACATATTATCAATTTACTCAAACGCCACGATATTCGCGAAATTATCGCAACTTTACACTATCTTCCCGATGTGATGCGAGATTATTTTGGTGATGGTAGTGAGTTTGGGGTACAGATGAAATATGCGGTTGAGGAAGATCAACCCCTGGGAACAGCAGGCTGTGTTAAAAATGTCGAAGAATTATTAGATGATACCTTTTTAGTGATTAGCGGCGATAGTATGACTGATTTTGATCTTTCCGCCGCGATCGAGTTTCATAAACAAAAACAATCAAAAGCAACGTTAGTTTTAGCCAGAGTCCCCAACCCAGTCGAGTTTGGGGTGGTGATTACGGATCAAGACCATCAGATTAAACGCTTTTTAGAAAAACCTTCCAGTAGTGAAATTTTTTCGGACACGGTGAATACAGGAACTTATATCCTTGAACCAGAAGTCTTAAGATATCTCCCTGATCAAGAAGAATGCGATTTTTCTAAAGACTTATTTCCCTTACTTTTAGAAAAGGGTGAACCCATGTATGGCTATGTCTCTGAGGAATATTGGTGCGATGTTGGTCATTTAGAAGCCTATCGAGAATCTCAATATGATGCACTTCATGGCAAGGTAAAAATTGATTTTGCTTATGAAGAACAATCCCCTGGGATTTGGATCGGGGAAAATAGCTCGATCGATCCTAGTGCGAATATTGAAGCCCCCGTTTTAATTGGCAATAACTGTCGCATTGGCGCAAGAGTAAATATTGAAGCGGGAACAGTAATCGGCGATAATGTCACCATTGGCGCGGAAGCTGACCTGAAAAGCCCAATTATCTGGAATGGGGTGATTATTGGCGAACAGGCACACATCTGGGCTTGTTCCATTTCTAGAGGGGTACGGGTCGATCGACGCGCCCATATTCAAGAAGGAGTCACTCTCGGTGCTTTATGTACCGTAGGCGAAGAGGCGCAAATTAGTCAGGGCGTAAGAGTTTGGCCCAGTAAACAGATTGAATCTGGGGCAACATTAAACATTAACCTGATTTGGGGCAACATGGCGCAGCGCAATCTTTTTGGACAGCAGGGAGTAACTGGTATTGCTAATATTGACATCACTCCTGAATTTGCTGTTAAGTTAGGTGCTGCCTATGGCTCAACTCTCAAACTGGGATCAACAGTGAGCATTTCCCGTGATCAACGTAGTGTCTCTCGCATGGTGAGTCGTTCTTTCGTCGCTGGCTTAATGTCAACTGGGGTAAATGTGCAGAATCTAGACGCGACAGCACTGCCGATTACTCGCACCACAATTCCGACGCTTTCTGTTGTCGGCGGGATTCATGTGCGATTACATCCCACCCGCCATGATCATCTCCTGATTGAATTTATTGATGAACAAGGGATTAATATCTCGAAGGCGAAAGAGAAGAAAATTGAGGGATCATACTTTAAGGAAGACTTACGACGGGCTCAAATTCCAGAAATTGGAGAAGTATTTTATCCCGCACAGGTATTAGATGCTTATAGTCATAGTTTTGAAAATCACCTGAATATAGAAGCCGTTAACAACAGTCGCGCGAAAGTAGTGATCGATTATGCTTATGCGGTTTCTGGTGCGGTGTTACCTCTCTTATTAGGGAAGTTTGGCTGTGATGCGGTGGTTTTAAATGCGAGTTTAAGTCAAACTGCTCTGTCCAATGAAGAACGAGAAACTTTGCTCAATGAGTTGGGTCAAGTGGTAGAAGCCTTAAAAGCTAATATGGGCGTACAGGTTGCTGCCAATGGAGAGCAGTTAATCCTTGTGGATGAGGCGGGTTTACCGATTCGGGGTGAGATTCTCACCGCACTAATGGTTAACATGATGATGACCGCTCATCCTCGTAGCACGGT
This window contains:
- the ndhO gene encoding NAD(P)H-quinone oxidoreductase subunit O, whose protein sequence is MAGKVKKGSLVRVVREKLENSLEAMASDNRFPSYLFESKGEVLETEGDYAFVKFYVATPGMWLRLDQLEAR
- a CDS encoding mannose-1-phosphate guanyltransferase — encoded protein: MRAVLMAGGSGTRLRPLTCDLPKPMVPVLNRPMAEHIINLLKRHDIREIIATLHYLPDVMRDYFGDGSEFGVQMKYAVEEDQPLGTAGCVKNVEELLDDTFLVISGDSMTDFDLSAAIEFHKQKQSKATLVLARVPNPVEFGVVITDQDHQIKRFLEKPSSSEIFSDTVNTGTYILEPEVLRYLPDQEECDFSKDLFPLLLEKGEPMYGYVSEEYWCDVGHLEAYRESQYDALHGKVKIDFAYEEQSPGIWIGENSSIDPSANIEAPVLIGNNCRIGARVNIEAGTVIGDNVTIGAEADLKSPIIWNGVIIGEQAHIWACSISRGVRVDRRAHIQEGVTLGALCTVGEEAQISQGVRVWPSKQIESGATLNINLIWGNMAQRNLFGQQGVTGIANIDITPEFAVKLGAAYGSTLKLGSTVSISRDQRSVSRMVSRSFVAGLMSTGVNVQNLDATALPITRTTIPTLSVVGGIHVRLHPTRHDHLLIEFIDEQGINISKAKEKKIEGSYFKEDLRRAQIPEIGEVFYPAQVLDAYSHSFENHLNIEAVNNSRAKVVIDYAYAVSGAVLPLLLGKFGCDAVVLNASLSQTALSNEERETLLNELGQVVEALKANMGVQVAANGEQLILVDEAGLPIRGEILTALMVNMMMTAHPRSTVVVPVHASSAVEQIARRHDGNVIRTKASPTALMEASQQDPNVVLGGSGETGFIFPELHPGFDAMFCIAKLIEMLTVQERSLAEIRTELPRVCHKSYTMRCPWTVKGALMRYLVETHPSDELELIDGVKVIDPKTDNWVLVLPDAGEPLVHIFANGDDRAWVDNALREYRQRVQDFIDQEQGVEAVNA